In Synechococcus sp. Nb3U1, one DNA window encodes the following:
- a CDS encoding DUF2256 domain-containing protein, which yields MGQTTRDGNGQHQGRIVKLTTESAFVLHRTMARQRKKSDLPSKICLTCQRPLTWRKKWANCWSEVKYCSDRCRNHRPSLPSSG from the coding sequence ATGGGTCAAACTACCCGTGATGGTAACGGTCAACACCAAGGCAGGATTGTTAAGCTGACTACAGAGTCAGCCTTTGTTTTGCATCGCACCATGGCACGCCAACGGAAGAAATCGGATTTGCCCAGCAAAATTTGTCTCACCTGCCAAAGACCTCTCACCTGGCGCAAAAAATGGGCCAACTGTTGGTCAGAGGTGAAATATTGCTCCGACCGCTGCCGTAACCATCGCCCTTCCCTACCCTCTTCCGGTTGA
- a CDS encoding phosphate-starvation-inducible PsiE family protein codes for MRWFKWLLHNPHETEEEDPFLRSITRLESLISKLLSVLMIGLILVAVVDLARFLVTDLLVEPTGFFSTTLIEIFGLFLNILIALEILENITAYLQKQVVQVELVIVTSLIAVARKIIIFDFEKLGGLDLIGLGAATLALSVSYWLVRRAKPQSKSGED; via the coding sequence ATGCGTTGGTTCAAGTGGCTACTCCACAATCCCCACGAAACAGAAGAAGAGGATCCCTTTTTGCGGAGCATCACCCGCCTGGAAAGCCTGATCTCGAAGTTGCTTTCGGTATTGATGATCGGGCTGATCCTGGTGGCGGTGGTAGATCTGGCTCGGTTCTTGGTGACGGATTTGTTGGTGGAGCCAACCGGATTTTTTTCCACCACCCTGATCGAGATTTTCGGCCTCTTTTTGAATATTCTGATCGCTCTAGAGATTTTGGAAAACATCACCGCCTATCTGCAAAAGCAGGTGGTACAGGTGGAGCTGGTGATCGTCACTTCCCTGATTGCTGTGGCCCGAAAGATCATCATTTTTGATTTTGAGAAGCTGGGGGGCCTGGATCTGATCGGGTTGGGGGCAGCCACCTTGGCCCTCTCGGTTAGCTACTGGTTGGTACGGCGGGCCAAACCCCAATCTAAGTCGGGAGAGGATTAA
- a CDS encoding sigma-70 family RNA polymerase sigma factor gives MFLREMARYPLLNAEQEVKLGRLIAEGGASGERAKRELVRANLRLVVSIAKKYLNRGVPFLDLIQEGTIGLIRAAEKFEYERGYKFSTYAYWWIRQGITRAVANQARLVRIPVHMVEKLNQVKRVRRELTEALNRRPTQAEIAEALEISPDKLDAILEAGRQTLSLHARVGKEEDTELMQLIEAPNGPTPETQMDLHLLSAQLEELLEQLSPREQEILKLRYGLEDGHLHTLSEIGQLFGLSRERVRQIQARAMRKLRHPRRQETLEDWMISL, from the coding sequence ATGTTCCTGCGGGAAATGGCTCGCTACCCTCTGCTCAATGCTGAACAAGAGGTGAAATTGGGGCGGCTGATCGCGGAGGGGGGGGCCTCTGGAGAACGGGCAAAACGGGAGTTGGTGCGGGCTAACCTGCGGTTGGTGGTTTCCATTGCCAAAAAGTATTTGAATCGTGGCGTGCCATTTCTGGATCTGATTCAGGAGGGCACGATTGGCCTGATCCGAGCAGCAGAAAAATTCGAGTACGAACGGGGCTATAAGTTCTCCACCTATGCCTACTGGTGGATTCGCCAGGGGATCACCCGCGCTGTGGCCAACCAAGCGCGTTTGGTGCGGATCCCAGTGCACATGGTGGAAAAGCTCAATCAGGTGAAGCGAGTGCGGCGGGAGCTGACCGAAGCCTTAAATCGTCGGCCCACCCAGGCGGAAATTGCCGAAGCTCTGGAGATCTCCCCCGATAAACTAGATGCCATTCTAGAAGCCGGACGCCAAACCCTCTCCCTCCATGCGCGGGTGGGCAAAGAGGAAGATACCGAATTGATGCAGCTGATTGAGGCCCCCAATGGCCCCACTCCCGAAACGCAAATGGATCTGCACCTGCTGTCTGCCCAACTAGAGGAGCTGCTTGAGCAACTCAGTCCCCGGGAACAGGAGATTCTCAAGCTGCGCTACGGCTTAGAAGATGGCCATCTGCACACCCTTTCGGAAATTGGGCAGCTTTTCGGCCTGTCTCGGGAGCGTGTCCGGCAAATTCAAGCCCGGGCCATGCGCAAGCTGCGCCATCCGCGCCGCCAGGAAACCCTGGAAGATTGGATGATCTCGTTGTAG
- a CDS encoding succinate dehydrogenase/fumarate reductase iron-sulfur subunit, producing MRVEFQIFRQLPPGPPRLQSFWLETSPSTTILDCLNQIKWEQDGSLAFRKNCRNTICGSCAMRINGRAALACQQHVEDELDTHSPQPQPIRIGPMGNLPVLRDLVVDMQPFWNDLSRVDPFVSTAGRRIPEREFLQSPAERDHLNAASGCILCGACYSDCNAKEVNPEFVGPHALAKANRLVQDNRDSQRAERLQAQDSTAGVWGCTRCWNCNTVCPMGVAPLDQITELKQGILAGYPNERSVSGASRSIRHRKTLVQLVRAGGWVDERRFGLQVVANQGRDPKGLLSLAPLGLRLLGKGKFPFRFKASSGTATVRRLIDVVRQEATETTQ from the coding sequence ATGCGAGTTGAATTTCAGATTTTCCGTCAATTGCCCCCTGGCCCCCCGAGGCTGCAATCCTTTTGGCTAGAGACTTCCCCTAGCACCACGATTCTCGATTGCCTCAACCAAATTAAGTGGGAGCAGGATGGCAGTCTCGCCTTTCGCAAAAACTGCCGCAACACCATCTGTGGCAGCTGTGCCATGCGCATCAACGGCAGAGCCGCCCTCGCTTGTCAGCAACATGTAGAAGATGAGCTGGATACCCACAGCCCACAACCACAGCCGATTCGCATTGGCCCTATGGGAAACTTGCCCGTCCTGCGGGATTTGGTTGTCGATATGCAGCCCTTCTGGAATGACCTGAGCCGGGTGGATCCCTTTGTCAGCACGGCAGGTCGTCGGATCCCGGAGCGAGAGTTTTTGCAATCCCCGGCCGAGCGGGATCATCTCAACGCCGCCAGTGGCTGCATTCTCTGTGGGGCTTGCTATTCCGACTGCAATGCCAAAGAGGTGAACCCTGAGTTTGTCGGCCCCCATGCTCTGGCCAAAGCCAACCGCCTTGTGCAAGATAATCGCGACAGCCAGCGAGCAGAACGCCTGCAAGCTCAGGACAGTACTGCCGGGGTGTGGGGCTGTACCCGCTGCTGGAACTGCAACACCGTCTGCCCCATGGGGGTGGCACCCCTAGATCAGATTACCGAACTCAAACAAGGGATCCTGGCCGGATATCCCAACGAGAGATCTGTTTCTGGGGCCAGCCGTTCGATTCGCCACCGCAAAACCTTGGTGCAACTGGTGCGAGCCGGGGGCTGGGTGGATGAACGCCGCTTTGGCTTACAGGTGGTGGCCAATCAAGGACGGGATCCCAAGGGGTTGCTGAGTTTGGCGCCTTTGGGATTGCGCCTGTTGGGTAAAGGCAAGTTCCCTTTTCGATTTAAGGCCTCCTCAGGTACTGCAACGGTACGGCGGTTGATCGATGTGGTTCGGCAGGAGGCTACAGAAACTACCCAATAG
- a CDS encoding GerMN domain-containing protein, giving the protein MSHYGGRMAEFGAIGSVGRHSRPRRGTALQLGILGFLTGLGLMGGAWWYSIGPQQTLSVYWLTTADNAIYYVQQERIVRALDAQEGIRLALEELIAGPTDPQLSTAIPPETRVLDVRIEGNDIFLNFSPEFTQGGGSTLMMGRITQVLYTATSQNPGARLWISVEGRALEVLGGEGLIIDQPLTRASFVLSFQLPAEPEAEPAEVSAS; this is encoded by the coding sequence ATGAGCCACTACGGAGGGCGCATGGCAGAGTTCGGAGCCATTGGGTCGGTAGGACGGCATTCTCGCCCACGGCGTGGCACTGCCCTGCAACTGGGGATCCTAGGCTTCTTAACCGGGTTGGGGCTGATGGGGGGAGCTTGGTGGTACAGCATTGGGCCGCAACAAACCCTCTCTGTCTACTGGCTGACCACCGCTGACAATGCCATCTACTACGTACAGCAAGAGCGGATCGTGCGTGCCCTCGATGCCCAAGAAGGGATCCGCCTTGCCCTGGAGGAGCTGATCGCTGGCCCGACTGATCCTCAACTGAGTACGGCGATCCCACCCGAGACCCGAGTGCTGGATGTGCGGATCGAGGGAAACGATATTTTTCTCAACTTCTCACCCGAATTCACTCAGGGGGGAGGCTCCACCCTGATGATGGGCCGGATCACCCAGGTGCTTTACACCGCCACCAGCCAAAACCCCGGCGCACGGCTATGGATCTCGGTGGAGGGCCGCGCCCTAGAGGTCTTGGGTGGAGAAGGTCTGATAATCGATCAACCCCTGACCCGCGCTTCGTTTGTGCTCAGCTTCCAACTGCCAGCAGAACCGGAGGCTGAGCCAGCAGAGGTCTCAGCCTCCTAA
- a CDS encoding MlaE family lipid ABC transporter permease subunit: protein MNWLNRVGHSWLLAGQVILHLSRGRIHRRNTLDQLSAVGLESLLIVLITAVVISGVFTIQLAREFINFGASSLIGGVLAIALTRELTPVVTAVIMAGRVGSAFAAELGTMKVTEQIDALQLLRTDPVDYLVIPRVMASGLMLPVLTILSLLTGLVGGMIICASAYNISPNMFLTSAQNLLAPWDLLVCCFKAMVFGSLIAIVGSSWGLSTSGGAKGVGRSTTDAVVTALLGVFVTNFLISWLLFQGPGSALSRGF from the coding sequence ATGAACTGGTTGAACCGGGTTGGCCATAGCTGGCTCCTAGCTGGGCAGGTGATTTTGCACTTGAGCCGGGGCCGGATTCATCGTCGCAATACCCTGGATCAACTGTCGGCTGTCGGGCTGGAATCCTTGCTGATTGTTTTGATCACAGCAGTGGTGATCAGCGGCGTATTTACAATTCAGCTGGCGCGGGAGTTCATCAATTTTGGTGCTTCCTCCCTAATTGGGGGCGTTTTGGCCATTGCCCTCACCCGTGAACTGACGCCAGTGGTGACAGCCGTGATCATGGCCGGTCGAGTCGGATCTGCCTTTGCTGCCGAGCTGGGCACCATGAAGGTGACGGAGCAGATCGATGCTTTGCAACTGTTGCGCACGGATCCCGTGGATTATCTGGTGATCCCGCGTGTCATGGCCTCGGGGCTGATGTTGCCGGTGCTGACCATCCTGTCTCTGCTGACGGGGTTGGTAGGGGGCATGATCATCTGTGCTTCTGCTTATAACATCTCCCCCAATATGTTCCTCACCTCGGCTCAAAACCTACTGGCTCCCTGGGATTTGCTGGTGTGTTGTTTTAAGGCGATGGTGTTTGGCTCACTGATTGCCATTGTCGGATCCAGTTGGGGCCTCTCTACAAGCGGTGGGGCAAAAGGGGTGGGACGCTCCACGACCGATGCGGTGGTAACGGCTCTGCTAGGGGTATTCGTGACCAACTTTCTCATTTCCTGGCTGTTGTTTCAGGGGCCGGGGAGTGCCCTGAGTCGGGGGTTTTAA